The genomic region GCTCTCCTTAAAGGattagaattggctaagtccttaggagCGGAGTCAGTGGTCGTTAAAGGAGACTTTCAATTGGTTATTAATCAAGTGAAGCTAAGgaggatcgaatgaagaaatatctcAACAAAGTAAAGTGGCTCGTCCAAAAGTTTAAAGAAGTCACTTTTGTTTAACTCTTGACGGAGGAAAATGTGGAAGCAGATGCTTTGGCAAAAGTAGCTTCGGCAGGAGGAGTTATGGACGAGTGTGACAAAGTCCAATACATGCTGAGCATAGACCTTTTAGAGATACATCAGataggagggggagaaaattggatgactCCAGTAGTAGTCTATCTTAAGGATGGAAGGCTTCTTGAGGACAAGGATGAGGCTAGGAAATTGAGGGTCAGGGCTGCCAAATATGTCCTCATAGATGAAGTACTATACAAACGAGGTTTCTCTCAGCCTTACTTAAGGTGCTTAGCCTCGGACGAGTCAAACTACTTATTGAGGGAAATTCATGAAAAAGCATGCAAGAATCACTCGGGAGCAAGATCACTAGTCCATAAAgtcgtccgtgcaggctactactggccaacTATTCAAGCAAatgctaaggcctatgtcaaggtgtgCGACCAATGCCAACGCTTCAGCAACATTCCTAAGCAACCGTTGGAGTATCtaaccccaatgatggccccgtGGCCTTTTGCGCAATGGGAATTAGATATCTTGGGTCCTTTCCACCTAGGAACCAGGCAGATAAAATATTTGGTGGTAGGAATTGATTACTTTAttaagtgggtggaagcagaaccCTTAGCAAAAATTACTAAgcaaaatgtcaaaaactttgtttggaagaacattgtgTGCAGGTTTGGGGTACCTAGTGTACTAGTGTCTGACAACGGACGACAATTTGATAACACACCTTTCAAAGATTTTTGTGAGCAACTTGGAATcgagaatcactattcctcacccttcCACCCACAAGCGAAcagacaagcagaagtagcaaaccgatccctgctgaaaatcatcaagactcggcttgaaaAGGCAAAGGGAGTATGGCCAAatgagctaccaggtgttctttgggcttACAGGATGACTGTGAAGACCCCAATAGGAGAAACTCTtttcaagctagcctatggaagcGAAGCAGTCATACCTGCGGAAGTTCATATAGCTAACCACCGAGTAATGAAGTATCAGGAGaaggaaaatgaagaacaacttcgtcttgacctcgatcttattgatgagtTAAGGATAGATgcagagcaaaggacagcaagatacaaaaatcttatgaCTAGGCAgtatgatgccatggtaaaacccaagCATTTCAACATTGGGGACCTTGTCCTTACAAGGGTATCCTTGGCAACCAAGAATCCGGCTCATGGAAAACTAgggcctaattgggaaggaccttataggGTTATctactgcaagaggcaggggtcatactacttggaagctctAGACGGGCGGAAGCTAGAACACCCTTGGAACGTTGAGCATCTGAGAAGATAGTATCAATGAGGGGCGAGCTTGGACGAGAGTTACCATGGATGAGCATCGTGGAAGAGGTTCTAGTTATGTGGTCTACTATTATTAcgtgtttttaaataataaaaagtgcaTTAGTTCCTAACTTTTGCATCATCTACAGACTAATTTGTGAAGGACGAAGTTATGTACTTGGTTTGTATAAGTACTTTAAATTCCTAAGGCACTAGCTCCTAAATGTGTGACATGCTTGTGGACaatgtttatattataaatGTGGTTTGGATTTACAATGTATTTGATGCATGAATCTAATCTCCATAACTTCACCCACAAGAATGCTAAGGCCTaggacaaaataaaaatatctagACGTGGGAATGTAACGTCTATAAGCTTTCCTCGagatgaggataaagcaaagaaaaataagtttaagGCACACTCGTCTAAGTAAATGGACGAGAAAATACATACTCGTCCAAAGGATGGGATAAAACCTTAAGCATAAACACCCAGGAAATGGACGAGGAAATGcatgcatataaaaatatatttaaatgtttaaatccATCTGATATTTTGGATGAGTTGAACGTTGAAAATGCCTTATCTAAAGACGAAGGTAAACCGTCTAGCCCATGGATGAGAAAAGAACTGGCTGTTAAATTTCTAAACAATAAAAGCTGGTACAATCAGTGCCATTCATAGGACGAGTTATACTTGTGAAaattaaagaatggcaaacatgTTAAACCTGAAGGAATGAAGAATATAGACAAGCAAAACACCAACCAGTATGACATGAATGGTATGAGCAAGAGATAAACTTGACAATACAATAACATTttcaatattaaataaaaagtaatggaaataaaatttcattcatCAAGGTTTCAGAAAGGGTAGACGACTACTGTTTAAAAACCCTTGTAAAATAAAGCCTAAGAGGCAACTATTTGGAAACTCATCCTAAGTATTATGGACGAGTGAAATGTACTCCAACAATTTTGAATGGTCCTAAACAATGGaccccataaaaaataaaaaaaaggagagaaaataaaaggtaaatTCTATCTTCATTGTAGGGGATCATCTCCAATGGTAGGCTCATCCTGGGTAGGCTTGGTGGTGGCATTGTCTTCAATGTTAACATCTTCTAAACTCGTCTGGAGGAGGGAGCTTGTAGGAGCACCAAGGTTGAGCTTAATGGAGATAAAGTCAACTTGGGGGAAGTTTTCCATAGCGTCCATTTTGAAGTCTTCAAAGCCTACTGCATAGTTGGTGTCCAGCAAATCAGTAAACTGTTTGGAGGCTCTGAATTCCACCACAGCATCTTTTTTACCCTTCTCAAGAAGGGCACTTAACTCACCATTCCTCTTTTGGAGATGGTCAAGATGAGTGTCCTTCTCAATGGCATCAGCCCTCAACTCCTCAACCAGGTTCTACAACTCCTTAGCCTCGTCTTTAGCTTTAGCTGCCACCTCAGCCCATCCCTTGCAGTCATTTTTGACCTCCTTAACCCTTGTCTCAAGCAAGACCCTCGTCCTGTCCAACTCTGTAGCCTACTTGAACACAGCAATGAACTTTGGCATTGCCTTCACAAGTGAttaagaatatagttagtaaaATATAAGATGAGATAAGACGaggtaaaaatattattaagatGAGACGAAGCAAAGCTAAGTAcataccttgaaaagatcgtggacaaCAAAATGCTCGAACTCCCTCAAGGACATGTCATAGCACACATCCACATCCTCGCCGGTCACAGCCTTCTCAAACCTCTCCTAGGCTAAATCTTCATTTTCTAGAAGGTTCATAGGAATCCTCTAAAAGAAGGTTGAGGCGTGGCAGGCGTAGTGGTCTTGGACGGGGTGATCTCAATAAGGATGGACAAGTTCACAGCATGGACTTGGACGGATGGCTATTGAGAGATAGGAGTAGGGAGGCCAAGCTTGACCACCCTAGGCTTGGACGACTTGTGCTTTAGCCTCTTCTCCCTACGACGACTTGGAAGATTCTCCAAGTCAATGGcctttgacaaattttttctcTTGTCCCCAACAACAGGACAAGATTGAGTTTCAGGTCTGGTAGCCTCGTCCacaactttttttcctttattttcctttatggTCGCTATccctacaataataataataatgaataagTATACAATATTGAAGTATCAGCTAAGGAGTGCATAGCAATTAACTTCGAAAGGAAAAGGAAACTCACATCTACGAATAGTAAGCTTGTGGCCAGTAGCTTCAGCAGAGGGTTTAGGACCAAGGCCCCATGTGGCTAGACACTAGAGGGTCACCAAAGAATGAAAGCTCTTGTTAGCGTGTAGACGAGCTCTATGGACGCGATCACGATAAAACTTACTCAAAGAAGGGCGTTTAACAGCTAAAACATGGAAAGGAAGAAAAGGTCAGACGagtacaaacaaataaaaaggaggGGCAGGCAAAGCAAACTCATCAAATGAaaacataccttcaggacgaaggttgcCTAGTTCTCCAGTATATGGGGCAAATGAGTCCCTGCCAACCTCAACAGTGTGCCCAGCCCAGAAAccagagatgaaaaaaaaactttgtcttccagtttctgtcagatGTAACCAGGGAATTAATCAGCCTACAGTCATTACCAATGGCCGTAAATTGATATAAAGCCTAAGGACTGACTAATTTCTGAGGGTTTGTAACAGTAGAGGAAATTTTCCACAATAAGAGGACGGTCCCCTTCAAATACTTccctccacaaaacttgcatagagATGACGAGTCTCCATGCGTTAGGGTTAAATTGGAAAACTCCTAAACCTAATCTAGTAAGTAATTCTCTAGCGAAGGCAGTTAGGTAGCCTAAGCCCCCCTAGAAGGTAATCCTCGTAGATGTCTATCCCAAAATGGGGCTAGCAGCACCACTCCCCATGAACGACTAACCTAGGGTTAAGGTTGTTAGGGATTTGGTACCAATTCCTAAGGGCGGCTAGTCTCTTCTCATCCGTCTTGGAAGGAATACCTACAGCATAACTATATATAGTCTCTACCCCATCTACAGGAGTGGACGAAGGAACACTTGTTGAGGTGCCAGCTTGGGACCCTGAGGCTGCCCTCATCCTACAGTGTTCTTGAAGGACCTCTAAGGGAACCCTAGGAACCCCAAATGTGTATTCCTTTTTAtccccactactactactattactaTGGCTATTGAAATCTGTATAACTAGTGGAGTCATGGTACTCATCTAAAGCCTTATCtacactattgctagacgagGAAAGAACAATCTCAGACATTTTGAAATTCTAAGGAAAAAACCTAAGGAGGATAAAAAGAGTACCTGGCTCTAAACTTAGGAGATCTAAGGACGAGGAGACACTTCTAGACAAGGCTCTGGATGAGGAATGTCAAGGAAGAGAATTTAGGAAATGCAAAGGGTAGGAGAGAAATTCcgctatttataggcgttgaaattTGGCATCTGAAACGACGTGACCAACCAGAGAGCGCTGCGTggaatttttcttgaaaaattaaatcGACATGACAGGTCACCAATGAAAacatgacacgtggcacaatttAGGGCGATAAAATTCAACCATAGAATTTGTGACACATGGGATGACATCTAGCTACTAATATGAAGGCACGCGTCCAAAGACAACAGTAAATTCTCCAGTACTCTGGACGACCGTTGGataagggggcaactgatggtgaACTAAAAGTTAAACCAACTCCAATTCGTCCATAAGAGCCGTCTAGAGTAGAAAGGCTATCCCACATAAGAAGTTCGTCCATAGCAGGACAGTCGTCCATGGGCCTGAGGGTCATCCATCTTGAAAGCCCTTGAACGACCCCCTAAACACTTAGGAAATTTCCAAGTGTGGATTTACCTACAAGAGCTGGTGGTTGAACCACGTGGATTATTCCAAGGCATGAGCAAGATTCGGGTTCATTGCTACAACTCCTTACCAAATGcttaacttccaatgacagttttagaaaaaatatataactccTATAGCGGTTGTAGAAGTTATCCTTGAGCcttctgacctcctcaaatataggggaagttaTGAGACAAGTAACCGCTCTAAGACTACACTATATAAATGTTCATTCACATCCAGTGAAGGTAAGTGTTGAACAATTtctgaaaagttggaactccagaattttagagagaaactaactttggcatcagagggttcttggccggtccaccccggtcacctttgatcgtgtGTTCTTTTTTTCAAGTTTCCTAAGCAGACACTAGCCCTTTGAAGCCCGAAACATCCAGCAtattgattttcttcgcatcatcaacatatataaataatgaagAGACACCATTGAAGAGTCGTTACTAGCAAAATACCATTAAAAATAGTTTACCAACAGTTAGTAATGGTCAAAATTCAAGTTAGGCATTCTTTCTTGCATaattctaaaaaacaaaaaactgaaaCTTTGAACGAACTCCAGAGTGAAAGtggtattttaaatttttctaaaatggttcaTTAAGAGCATTGGCAGCAAGTGTACCgaatgctaaaattttagcatttggcACACTAGACACTAAAAAACACAACTTATGAGCAAATTGACCCAATTGTGTGGGTATCAagtaactcaactagtaaagtttcttATTGTCGAACAAAATATATAGGATTCGATCTCTAcctatattaaaaaatcaatcagtgttttgatctaataataaagagttatgTCAAGAGCGAATGTCAGAAGTTAAAattgtcttaaaaaaaatagcccTCTTGTGTCAAGTCTCATAACTCATTAGACTTGTTAGACTTACTGCTTTACTTACTGCTTTACACATAGACTAGGCTTGTGTATATCAGATTTACAATTCAAAGTCATAGAAAGCATGCCATTTAAACGAACTGGACCAGTAgtcacgagagagagagagagagagagagagagagagagagagagagagagtctatatattaaaaaaaataaatcaattgtataataatattaattacaaCAACAATACAAGGACAGCAAATCAACCACTAAGGCACtaatcaaaactaaaacaataaGATAATAACAATGTGATGATAACTATGTCAAGATAAAGAACCGGACAAATATCCAATGGTCCATTCCTCACATCATAAGAATACAAActctataaatattttattaaaaaaaaaaagctggggagagataaaaaaaaagaacaatggCCTCTAGAATGCTCTCAACCCTCAGAAGCATGCATCCAGCACACAGCAGCAACACAAGGCAGCACAACTGCATATAGCAAAAAGACAGAAAAATCATTATTATGTATGTCATCTATgcataaaataaacatatacaTAATATGTAAATCAAAAGGCaatgaatagataaataaatgaGAGAAAGACAAGGCTTACCATCCCTTCCAAAACCCATCGCCCCTAGACTTGGTTTCCACCGGAGGAGGAGCATTTTGAGAGTATCCGGAGCCATCTTTTGTAGGATAACCAGCCGGTGGAGGAGCTACATAATAAGCTGGCGCAGTTGAAGGTGGAGGATATgcaactgaaatttttttaaaccactCCATGTAATCAATActtatttcaacaaaaaaacacatGAATTATTTGATCAAATATAGCAAGTGATTGGCTGCATCTAGCCTGCAAGTGCAAGGTGACAATATTCTCAATAAGGAGTACATGATTATGACCAAATACCAAATTTCTTATCTTTCTCCCTAATGTTTTGAAATCATaaacaacattaaaattttaatgtggACAGGAAAACTGAAGATGGGGAAGgccccaaaaataaaatcattacaAAAAGGAGTCCAGGCAATAAGGGCATGGGTAGCACAGTTGGCTTTTCTTAATATTGCAACAGAAACCCAAGCTCACAAGGTCTTTGATATTTTGCATTACTGCCATTTTTATGTCCTGCCCAAGTTTATATACTACCCCACACTTAACAATTGTAGgttataaaaatcaaattatttttccataaaaaaagattcaaattatttttagtcCTGCAGATGaatattgaaataatttttccatCTAACGAACACCTGAATAATTTTCCTAGGTGTCCGTCTGTGGCCGAAAATTCAAAGATTGTTTACAAACATCAACATAACTTGTGgtgaaaaatgaaatacatgAGCAATAATTATTAAAACACGGTATCTAGTAGTTACCTGCAGGCTCACTTGAACTCATCTTTGAACAAAGCTCTCTTAAGAAACCAAAGAAAGGTACGTGTAGATATTGATAAAACAAAGTAGGAGAAatgataaaagtaaaagaatgAGAGAATATAGGTATGGGTTGATGGAgggttttctatatatatacatataacgGGGGATtttggttgggttgggttgggtggAGTTGTTTCTTAGAAAGACAAATGTTATGAATAAGCGAGGGCGGCTACACCGCGTTGGGTTGGGTCCatttgaataccgcttattttgctaaaaattaaaaacactgtaacaaaataatttttaattgtgtaaatagtgccgtggaacttatttttaataaaagttttaatgaaaaaagaagCTTATGGGTCctatgaacagtacacgggacccaccaAATGTACCTTTTAGCACTGAAACGCActtcaaaaaaagagagaaggaaatgCAAGAAGTAGACGCGCAAGAAaatcagcccaatccaaacggTCACTATATGGCAAAAGGCAAAGCAAATTAgcaatcatcatcatcatcatcatcatcatcattattattattattattattatattgctTTTGTCTTGAAGAGCCCGGTCTTATTTGGTGAAGCTACTTTTGATTGCAACACACCacccaaagattttttttttttatattatatatatatatgagagataattacaacatgctactAATCccgcagctcgaaccctttctCCCCTAGACCcctaagcactttgtgcatggagATGTGTCAATTCAGCTATAAGGCCTTTGGCCACACTGCCCAAAGATTGATTGCaatttttgaaatctaattacAGATGCCCAATATTGCCATGATGTTGAACTCATGTGTCTACAAGAAATTGTGGAAAATTGTATTGGATTTGGTGGTGATTAAGCAGCCTCCTTGATATTCAAGCTTGGTCACTTTGTCAGCCCATCTAATGAATCACTCTAAAAACTTCAAAACTGTGAATATGAATTGTAGGAGATGTTAGAAGTATGGATTGCAAAACTCAATATCTgtttattagaggtgaattttaacaaatccaccattggattacatctttttcttgtatcctctatacttgcaaaatttctagaaaat from Castanea sativa cultivar Marrone di Chiusa Pesio chromosome 11, ASM4071231v1 harbors:
- the LOC142616282 gene encoding uncharacterized protein LOC142616282, which codes for MSIDKKRITAEPTEVLEDIPLDENNPEKFTRDGASMEKKSKQDLVQFLKKSLDVFAWSHEDTLRGIGVILQSPEGDKLEYAARLQYHTTNNETEYKALLKGLELAKSLGAESVVVKGDFQLENVEADALAKVASAGGVMDECDKVQYMLSIDLLEIHQIGGGENWMTPVVVYLKDGRLLEDKDEARKLRVRAAKYVLIDEVLYKRGFSQPYLRCLASDESNYLLREIHEKACKNHSGARSLVHKVVRAGYYWPTIQANAKAYVKVCDQCQRFSNIPKQPLEYLTPMMAPWPFAQWELDILGPFHLGTRQIKYLVVGIDYFIKWVEAEPLAKITKQNVKNFVWKNIVCRMTVKTPIGETLFKLAYGSEAVIPAEVHIANHRVMKYQEKENEEQLRLDLDLIDELRIDAEQRTARYKNLMTRQYDAMVKPKHFNIGDLVLTRVSLATKNPAHGKLGPNWEGPYRVIYCKRQGSYYLEALDGRKLEHPWNVEHLRR